One region of Syntrophobacter fumaroxidans MPOB genomic DNA includes:
- a CDS encoding HD-GYP domain-containing protein, translating into MDAFQKSSPFSCEEDPAADSADGNAPLMFSGCESIRAMSEALRRAKTDPGNGGFAKEGLWNRDDARVIRRLLVVDDEDSYRTLIKNMGERFGIACEAAADAGEAMEMLRRNAFDLVLSDIRMRGMDGLTLMRRAQKEFPQLDFVIMTGFVPDYSYSEIIAAGAADFIAKPFQVGELEAKLDRITREKLILRQLRETLMEIVEVLTSALEIRDPYTAGHQRRVARLAQAIAAEMGLTEPTLTAVRMAGLVHDIGKISVPSQILSKPTQLHLAEIRLIREHSEVGYEILKKAHFPWPIARIVHQHHERLDGSGYPRQLTGDEILLEAKILAVADVVEAMSSHRPYRAAIGLATALEEIGRQQGRLYDQRAVQACLRIFCEKEFRFD; encoded by the coding sequence ATGGACGCCTTCCAGAAAAGCTCCCCTTTCTCCTGCGAAGAGGACCCGGCAGCCGACAGCGCCGATGGTAATGCGCCTCTGATGTTCTCCGGCTGTGAATCCATTCGGGCCATGAGCGAGGCCTTGCGCCGGGCGAAAACCGACCCCGGGAACGGCGGGTTCGCGAAGGAAGGATTGTGGAACCGGGATGACGCCCGGGTCATCCGGCGGTTGCTGGTGGTGGATGACGAAGACTCGTATCGCACGTTGATCAAGAACATGGGTGAGCGGTTCGGCATCGCCTGTGAGGCCGCAGCGGACGCCGGGGAAGCCATGGAGATGCTTCGCCGGAACGCTTTCGACCTGGTACTCTCGGATATCAGGATGCGCGGCATGGACGGCCTCACGCTCATGCGGCGGGCTCAGAAGGAGTTCCCGCAACTCGATTTTGTCATCATGACCGGGTTTGTGCCGGACTACTCCTATTCGGAGATCATTGCCGCGGGGGCCGCGGACTTCATTGCCAAGCCCTTTCAGGTTGGTGAGCTCGAGGCCAAGCTTGACAGGATCACGCGGGAAAAACTCATCCTTCGTCAACTCCGCGAAACCTTGATGGAAATCGTTGAAGTCCTGACCTCGGCTCTGGAAATCCGCGATCCCTACACGGCCGGTCACCAGCGCCGGGTTGCCCGGCTCGCTCAAGCCATAGCCGCGGAAATGGGGTTGACGGAACCAACCCTCACGGCCGTCCGCATGGCCGGACTGGTCCATGATATCGGCAAGATCTCGGTGCCCTCGCAGATTCTTTCCAAACCGACTCAGCTCCATCTTGCAGAAATTCGCCTCATCCGCGAGCATTCGGAGGTGGGCTATGAAATCCTCAAAAAAGCCCACTTCCCGTGGCCCATCGCCCGCATTGTCCACCAGCACCACGAGCGCCTGGACGGTTCGGGTTATCCCCGGCAGCTTACGGGGGATGAAATCCTCCTCGAGGCAAAAATCCTGGCCGTGGCGGACGTTGTTGAAGCCATGAGCTCGCATCGACCCTATCGGGCAGCCATCGGCCTGGCGACGGCCCTGGAGGAAATCGGCCGACAGCAGGGGCGATTGTATGATCAGCGCGCTGTCCAGGCCTGTCTCAGGATTTTTTGTGAGAAAGAATTCCGGTTTGATTAG
- a CDS encoding L-lactate MFS transporter: MSNENLEGKRWWIAVGAIIMQLCLGTVYAWSVFKKPIMTAHGWGETATQVTFMICIGVIGLAAAFGGTLVDKKGPRYVGTVGGILFGIGTLLAGLADQMGSIWLLYLGFGLVAGLGNGFGYITPIATLIRWFPDKRGLVTGLAVMGFGAGAFFMGIIAPKMIISLGVANTFYIWGAIFLVAVTAAAQLYKNPPKGWLPRGFVPKTSAGGVQVTESYTFDEAVKTPQWWMLWSMLFLNITAGLGLLSQLSPMAQDVIKRVSTDISAKDLAVAGGTILAIASIFNGLGRLFWAWTSDAVGRKMVFVIMFASQAILYVALPQIGNQILFTVVACYLLACYGGGFATMPAFAADSFGPANIGKVYGMMLTAWGCAGIVGPLVFAQIKSIAVYVAAVLLVLGFLLAISFKKPRGKE, from the coding sequence ATGAGTAATGAAAATTTGGAAGGGAAAAGGTGGTGGATTGCCGTTGGGGCAATCATCATGCAATTGTGTCTGGGAACGGTGTATGCGTGGTCCGTTTTCAAGAAACCCATCATGACCGCGCACGGTTGGGGGGAAACGGCCACCCAGGTTACCTTCATGATCTGCATCGGAGTGATCGGTCTGGCCGCCGCCTTCGGCGGGACACTGGTCGACAAGAAAGGGCCGAGATATGTGGGTACCGTGGGCGGCATCCTTTTTGGGATCGGAACGCTGTTGGCCGGCCTGGCCGATCAAATGGGCAGCATCTGGCTCCTCTATCTCGGTTTCGGCCTGGTTGCCGGTCTGGGCAACGGTTTCGGCTACATCACCCCCATCGCCACGCTGATCCGCTGGTTCCCCGACAAACGAGGCCTGGTGACCGGGCTGGCCGTCATGGGCTTCGGCGCCGGGGCGTTTTTCATGGGCATCATTGCTCCCAAAATGATTATTTCTCTGGGAGTGGCTAATACGTTCTACATTTGGGGGGCGATCTTCCTCGTGGCCGTGACCGCGGCCGCGCAACTGTACAAGAATCCTCCCAAAGGGTGGTTGCCCAGGGGGTTCGTCCCAAAGACCAGCGCAGGCGGCGTTCAGGTGACCGAGTCCTACACCTTCGATGAAGCCGTCAAGACCCCGCAATGGTGGATGCTCTGGTCGATGCTGTTCTTGAACATCACCGCCGGTCTTGGTCTGCTGTCTCAATTGTCCCCGATGGCACAGGATGTGATCAAGAGGGTCAGCACCGATATCTCCGCCAAGGACCTGGCGGTGGCCGGCGGCACGATCCTGGCGATCGCCTCCATCTTCAACGGCTTGGGGCGTCTCTTCTGGGCCTGGACGTCCGATGCCGTCGGAAGAAAAATGGTCTTCGTCATCATGTTTGCAAGCCAGGCCATCCTTTACGTGGCATTGCCCCAAATCGGGAACCAGATATTGTTCACCGTCGTGGCCTGCTACCTTCTCGCCTGTTACGGAGGCGGATTCGCCACCATGCCGGCCTTCGCGGCCGATTCCTTCGGACCGGCCAATATCGGAAAGGTCTACGGCATGATGTTGACCGCCTGGGGGTGCGCCGGCATCGTGGGGCCGCTTGTATTCGCTCAAATCAAGTCCATCGCGGTCTACGTCGCGGCCGTTCTTCTGGTGCTGGGCTTTCTGCTGGCCATCAGCTTCAAGAAACCGAGGGGCAAAGAGTGA
- a CDS encoding glycosyltransferase, with translation MRVAILGYGSRGDIQPVLVVADALRRRGHEVRLTVNVNSADWAKRSGIDILPMHPDAEAFLKSPGGKQLLAKGKSSTLFRELAALEERHNDDIIRVCREACRGADLVCSTIVTVFRGAGFAEALGAPHVCLATLPMFRTASFASYLLPIRDYRAGRLNRLSWDLYIAAYWLGQRHVFNATRRALGLPEWKHRPRVEDGAFIHMYSKHVLPIPDDVPRSHWQGGYATMSAELRERLGERALPPGLDKWLAAGPPPVFFGFGSLPVLDPAAVLRDVVLLCEKHSIRALVGAGWTEYARGALPETVFIAPAFDHDRVLPRCRAAVHHGGAGTTAASLRAGLPTLVCSLFSDQPLWGQRIEQLGAGTTFPFQKLEPKRLSAALGGLLRPEVAERARRIGQALSAENGTEQIADLVERFAQSQGISVAVRAAGVSASQCLSSYTDLPGK, from the coding sequence ATGCGGGTCGCAATTCTGGGGTACGGGTCGCGTGGCGACATTCAGCCTGTGCTGGTGGTGGCGGATGCCTTGAGACGCCGCGGACACGAGGTCCGGCTCACCGTCAACGTGAACTCCGCGGACTGGGCGAAGCGCAGCGGCATCGACATTCTTCCCATGCATCCGGACGCTGAGGCTTTCTTGAAGTCGCCGGGAGGAAAACAGCTGCTCGCCAAAGGCAAATCGTCGACACTGTTTCGCGAGCTTGCCGCCCTGGAGGAGCGCCACAACGACGACATCATCCGGGTCTGTCGTGAAGCCTGTCGCGGAGCTGACCTCGTGTGCTCGACGATCGTGACCGTCTTTCGCGGCGCCGGCTTCGCAGAGGCGCTCGGCGCGCCGCACGTATGCCTCGCCACGCTGCCGATGTTCAGAACCGCGAGCTTCGCGAGTTACCTGCTGCCGATCCGCGATTACCGCGCCGGCCGGCTCAACCGGCTGAGCTGGGACCTGTACATCGCGGCATATTGGCTCGGGCAACGGCACGTGTTCAACGCCACACGTCGGGCGCTGGGGCTACCGGAATGGAAACATCGCCCACGCGTGGAGGACGGTGCCTTCATCCACATGTACAGCAAGCATGTGCTCCCGATTCCTGACGATGTGCCCCGGTCGCACTGGCAGGGCGGTTACGCGACCATGTCGGCGGAGCTTCGCGAGCGGCTGGGGGAGAGGGCTCTCCCGCCCGGACTTGACAAATGGCTGGCTGCGGGACCTCCTCCCGTCTTTTTTGGATTCGGCAGCTTGCCTGTGCTGGACCCGGCAGCGGTGCTGCGTGACGTCGTTCTGCTGTGCGAAAAACATTCGATCCGCGCGCTCGTGGGGGCGGGTTGGACCGAGTATGCCCGGGGCGCGCTGCCCGAGACGGTGTTCATCGCGCCTGCGTTCGATCACGATCGCGTCCTGCCGCGCTGTCGTGCAGCGGTTCATCACGGTGGCGCCGGAACCACGGCCGCTTCGCTGCGCGCGGGATTGCCGACCCTCGTCTGCTCGCTCTTCAGCGATCAGCCGCTCTGGGGGCAGCGCATCGAGCAACTCGGAGCGGGAACGACATTTCCGTTCCAGAAGCTCGAGCCGAAACGTCTGTCCGCCGCGCTCGGCGGCCTGTTGCGTCCGGAAGTCGCCGAGCGTGCGCGCCGGATCGGGCAAGCGCTGAGCGCCGAGAACGGAACGGAGCAGATTGCTGATCTGGTGGAGCGCTTCGCGCAAAGCCAAGGCATCTCCGTCGCCGTGCGCGCCGCAGGTGTGAGCGCAAGCCAGTGCTTAAGTTCTTATACGGATTTACCTGGAAAATAG
- a CDS encoding right-handed parallel beta-helix repeat-containing protein: MKTSRMVLIGAVVSLAILTASVAHAAAPGVPAPVSPSGKVAGSTITFLWKAVTGATKYQLQVKSGSVIKLNTIFTAAQANCSDGTGTCSAQATFGGTAAALTWNLRAGNTAGFSAWSAAKNLVMTDEMRTPISSLPYTISSPGSYFVTGNLTSTGTGITVNANDATIDLGGYVLTGPGSGDNHGVHMVGRKNVEIRNGTIKGFGTNGIYEANGGYSDPGHRVIGVRVIENGSSGIFLVGNQHFIENCTAINNAQYGIYVDYYSIIRECTCTGNQNGIYCYSGSTISDNIASQNSENGIRAIDGNSVINNIAMENGNHGIMADGYNTIKNNTTSWNKYSGIQLGTYSVLDGNTSYLNNQSGGAYPNISDCVTCASGINVK, from the coding sequence ATGAAAACATCAAGAATGGTGCTCATTGGAGCAGTGGTCAGCCTGGCAATCCTTACGGCCTCCGTCGCTCACGCGGCCGCGCCCGGGGTCCCTGCCCCTGTCTCCCCGTCAGGTAAGGTGGCCGGCTCCACCATCACCTTTCTCTGGAAAGCGGTTACGGGTGCGACCAAGTACCAACTGCAGGTGAAGTCCGGCTCCGTCATCAAGCTCAACACGATCTTCACCGCGGCCCAGGCGAACTGCTCGGATGGAACCGGAACCTGCTCCGCCCAAGCGACTTTTGGAGGCACAGCCGCGGCCCTGACCTGGAACCTTCGGGCAGGCAACACGGCGGGCTTCAGTGCATGGAGCGCCGCCAAGAACCTTGTCATGACCGATGAGATGAGAACCCCCATCTCGTCTCTTCCCTATACCATCAGCTCTCCCGGCTCCTATTTTGTCACGGGAAACCTCACCTCAACGGGCACCGGGATCACCGTGAATGCAAACGATGCCACCATCGACCTGGGCGGCTATGTTCTTACCGGGCCCGGCAGCGGGGACAACCACGGCGTTCATATGGTCGGCAGGAAAAATGTGGAGATAAGGAATGGGACGATCAAAGGCTTCGGAACGAATGGAATTTATGAAGCGAACGGCGGCTACTCCGACCCCGGCCACAGGGTCATCGGGGTCCGGGTGATTGAAAACGGTTCCAGCGGCATCTTTCTTGTCGGTAACCAGCACTTCATCGAAAACTGCACTGCCATCAACAATGCTCAATATGGTATCTATGTTGATTACTACTCCATCATTAGAGAGTGCACCTGTACAGGAAATCAAAATGGTATCTATTGCTACTCAGGATCAACAATTTCAGACAATATTGCTTCACAAAATAGTGAAAATGGAATACGTGCAATTGATGGGAATAGTGTAATCAACAACATAGCAATGGAAAACGGCAACCATGGAATAATGGCAGATGGATACAATACGATTAAAAACAACACGACTTCCTGGAACAAGTATAGTGGAATCCAGCTTGGCACCTACAGTGTGCTGGATGGAAACACCTCTTACCTCAACAACCAATCCGGAGGTGCCTATCCAAACATAAGCGATTGCGTGACTTGTGCATCGGGGATCAACGTGAAGTAG
- a CDS encoding IS66 family transposase → MCSTCHNSLYFRANCLAGRFVLVRSAEVALDYIGRLYAIEKIARAKELSPDGIFALRKEKAEPILEEFKAWLEKRVSQTPPQGLLGKALNYALSHWAKLIRYLEDGHISPDNNAAENAIRRFVIGRKNWLFSGHPNSANAAATLYSLIETAKVCRLEAYQYLRYLFERLPYVRTQEDHLELLPQRLTPDRLARFMAHQ, encoded by the coding sequence ATGTGCTCGACCTGCCACAACTCCTTGTACTTCAGAGCAAACTGCCTTGCGGGAAGGTTCGTGTTGGTCCGCAGCGCCGAGGTGGCTCTGGATTATATCGGGCGGCTCTATGCCATTGAAAAAATCGCTCGGGCAAAGGAGCTTTCCCCGGATGGAATCTTTGCCTTGCGCAAGGAAAAAGCCGAACCGATTCTTGAAGAGTTTAAAGCCTGGTTGGAAAAGCGCGTCAGCCAGACGCCGCCCCAAGGTCTTCTGGGGAAAGCCTTAAACTATGCCCTCTCGCACTGGGCAAAACTCATTCGGTACTTGGAGGACGGGCATATCAGCCCGGACAACAATGCCGCCGAAAATGCCATCCGGCGATTTGTAATCGGCCGGAAGAACTGGCTGTTCAGCGGGCATCCCAACAGCGCCAATGCCGCCGCAACGCTCTACAGCCTCATTGAAACCGCCAAGGTCTGCCGACTTGAAGCTTACCAATACCTGCGCTATTTGTTTGAAAGACTCCCATACGTTCGAACGCAAGAAGACCATCTCGAGCTGCTTCCCCAACGGTTGACACCGGACCGCCTGGCCCGTTTCATGGCCCACCAGTAA
- a CDS encoding glutaconate CoA transferase subunit B, producing MITDKATFRFDAETRKMYLHSIYPGFTAGAVQEEIGFKIDLTRAVEEPAPTEHELDTLRTQCDPDRMVLKS from the coding sequence GTGATCACCGATAAAGCCACTTTCCGTTTTGACGCCGAAACCAGGAAAATGTACCTCCACAGCATCTATCCCGGCTTCACCGCCGGGGCCGTCCAGGAGGAGATCGGCTTCAAGATCGATTTGACCAGGGCGGTCGAAGAACCAGCCCCGACCGAACATGAGCTCGATACCCTTCGAACGCAGTGCGATCCCGACAGGATGGTTCTAAAGAGTTGA
- a CDS encoding helicase HerA-like domain-containing protein — MSKSMLIAKSSKNVEFCLIPRMANRHGLVAGATGTGKTVTLQRIAETLSQNGVPVFLADVKGDLAGISRKGAEHPKIMERVKLLSLSDHRFREYPVAFWDVFGKSGHPVRATVSDLGPLLMGRLLNLNEVQTGVLTLIFKIADDDGLLLLDLKDIRSMVQFVGDNSREFTTEYGTISKASVGAIQRGLLELESQGGDRFFGEPMLDIFDLIQTHSDGRGIINILAADQLITRPKVYATFLLWLLAELFERLPEVGDLEKPQLVFFFDEAHLLFEDAPPALLEKIEQVVRLVRSKGVGVYFVTQNPRDVPDKVLAQLGNRVQHALRAFTPQEQKAVRSMAQAFRPNPRLDIEKVITELGVGEALVSFLEENGTPAVVERAFVCPPESRVGVITADERDAIIRSSIHFGNYEKTVDRESAFEMIRARTERRIEESRQAGEQPEAGYRAPAPGRRPGRSSDTVVEAFAKSTLRAIGSSIGRQIVRGVLGSILGGRR, encoded by the coding sequence ATGAGTAAATCGATGCTCATTGCAAAGAGTTCCAAGAACGTCGAGTTCTGCCTGATCCCCCGCATGGCCAATCGGCACGGGCTGGTGGCCGGTGCCACGGGAACGGGCAAGACGGTAACCTTGCAGAGAATCGCCGAAACCTTGAGTCAAAACGGCGTGCCTGTCTTTCTGGCCGACGTGAAAGGGGACCTCGCCGGGATCAGCCGCAAGGGTGCGGAGCATCCCAAGATCATGGAGCGTGTCAAGCTGCTTTCTCTTTCCGATCATCGCTTCCGGGAATACCCGGTGGCGTTCTGGGATGTTTTCGGAAAGAGCGGTCACCCGGTGAGGGCGACGGTTTCCGACCTGGGGCCGCTGCTCATGGGCCGGCTCTTGAATCTCAACGAGGTGCAGACCGGCGTTTTGACGTTGATCTTCAAGATCGCGGACGATGATGGGCTATTGCTCCTGGACCTGAAAGACATCCGGTCCATGGTTCAATTCGTGGGCGACAACTCCCGGGAATTCACCACCGAATACGGGACCATTTCCAAGGCCTCGGTGGGCGCCATCCAAAGAGGTTTGCTGGAACTGGAGTCGCAGGGGGGCGACCGGTTCTTCGGCGAACCGATGCTCGACATTTTCGATCTCATCCAAACGCATTCGGACGGAAGGGGAATCATCAACATCCTGGCCGCGGATCAACTGATAACCCGGCCCAAAGTCTACGCAACCTTTCTGCTGTGGCTCCTGGCGGAGCTTTTTGAGCGCCTGCCGGAGGTCGGAGACCTGGAGAAGCCCCAACTGGTTTTCTTTTTCGACGAGGCACACCTGCTTTTCGAAGACGCTCCGCCGGCTCTGCTGGAGAAGATCGAACAGGTGGTGCGGCTGGTCCGTTCCAAGGGGGTCGGGGTCTACTTCGTCACGCAGAACCCGAGGGATGTTCCCGACAAGGTATTGGCCCAGCTGGGCAACCGCGTGCAGCACGCGTTGAGGGCTTTTACTCCCCAGGAGCAAAAAGCGGTCAGGAGCATGGCGCAGGCTTTCCGCCCGAACCCGCGACTCGACATCGAGAAGGTGATCACGGAGCTGGGCGTGGGAGAGGCTCTCGTTTCCTTCCTGGAGGAAAACGGGACCCCGGCGGTGGTCGAACGTGCATTCGTGTGTCCGCCCGAGAGCCGGGTGGGTGTCATCACGGCCGATGAACGAGACGCGATCATTCGAAGCTCGATCCACTTCGGCAATTATGAGAAGACGGTCGACCGGGAATCGGCCTTTGAAATGATCCGGGCGCGAACAGAACGAAGGATCGAGGAAAGCCGGCAGGCAGGAGAGCAGCCGGAGGCCGGTTACCGGGCACCGGCTCCGGGGCGACGGCCGGGACGTTCCAGCGACACCGTCGTGGAAGCCTTTGCGAAGAGTACTTTGCGGGCCATCGGCAGTTCCATCGGTCGTCAGATCGTCCGCGGGGTGTTGGGTTCGATCCTGGGGGGAAGGAGATAG
- a CDS encoding GAF domain-containing protein, producing MSSFDEKVALRSFQEISKLLSSTMELPEILNYILEEITRVLGLKGGTIRLVSPKTNTLEWMASVGVSRKYVEKGAVDLDKSVAEAMTGTPVLVLDAGNDPRMQYPKQAREEGIASMLTIPMKARGGKVIGVMRLVTSEPRQFTMDEVDFACAVGELGAQAITNARMFEELTKELKYFKGMVDVAKFW from the coding sequence ATGTCATCATTTGATGAAAAAGTCGCTCTCAGGAGTTTTCAGGAGATCAGCAAGCTTTTGAGCTCAACCATGGAACTGCCGGAAATTCTCAATTACATATTAGAAGAAATCACCAGGGTATTGGGCCTGAAAGGGGGTACCATCCGCCTCGTCAGCCCCAAGACCAATACCCTGGAATGGATGGCCTCGGTTGGGGTGAGTCGGAAATATGTCGAAAAGGGGGCGGTGGACCTGGACAAGAGCGTGGCGGAGGCCATGACCGGAACACCGGTGCTCGTGCTGGACGCGGGCAACGACCCTCGCATGCAGTATCCGAAACAGGCCAGGGAGGAGGGCATCGCCAGCATGTTGACTATCCCCATGAAGGCGAGGGGGGGAAAGGTCATAGGAGTGATGCGCCTGGTGACCTCCGAGCCCAGGCAGTTCACGATGGATGAGGTCGATTTTGCCTGTGCCGTGGGAGAATTGGGAGCCCAGGCCATCACCAATGCCAGGATGTTCGAGGAGCTGACCAAGGAGCTCAAATACTTCAAAGGCATGGTGGACGTCGCCAAGTTTTGGTGA
- a CDS encoding DUF488 domain-containing protein translates to MIRVKRVYESPRADEGARFLVERLWPRGMRKESLHMDAWLKDVAPSDALRRWFGHDPAKWIEFRERYFAELDGKPDAIQPIVEAARKGNVTLLYSAHDTEFNNAAALKEYLSNRLQPGS, encoded by the coding sequence ATGATAAGAGTCAAGCGCGTTTACGAATCACCCCGGGCCGATGAGGGAGCCCGCTTTCTGGTGGAACGCTTATGGCCGCGCGGCATGAGGAAGGAATCACTCCACATGGACGCCTGGCTCAAGGATGTGGCCCCGAGCGATGCGCTGCGACGCTGGTTCGGTCACGATCCAGCGAAGTGGATCGAGTTTCGGGAGCGTTACTTCGCCGAACTGGATGGAAAGCCTGACGCTATTCAACCAATCGTGGAGGCTGCCCGCAAGGGCAATGTCACTTTGCTCTACAGCGCTCATGACACGGAATTCAACAACGCCGCGGCATTGAAGGAGTATCTGTCCAATCGCCTACAACCCGGCTCATGA
- a CDS encoding sigma-54-dependent transcriptional regulator, whose product MAKVLIIDDDPEFCRVFCRMAGQLGHAAVSVQRLGDGLLKVYAEAFDVVFLDVRMPDGNGLVDGLPQIREAPSCPEVIIITGFGSQDGAELAICSGAWDYLEKPASLERMMLALLRASQYREAKACRNTAMALKRGNIVGNSPGLAGCLDLVAQAAGSDVNVLIKGETGTGKELIAAAIHENSPRAAGNFVVVDCAALPESLIESMLFGHCRGAFTDATHDRVGLIKQADGGTLLLDEVGELPFTVQKAFLRVLQERRFRPLGSSREINSNFRLIAASNRDLYQMVKAGHFREDLFFRLQTITIAVPPLRSRVEDIRDLVLHQVHRICRYCRIDSKGISPDFIEALESYEWPGNVRELIHVIERTITLTRDEPTLYACHLPLHIRVKAARNSVSHSPPAQKASDSPPTPGSAGTSGNHPLTTLQQARESAERQYLADLIRSVGRDIDRCCRLSGLSRARFYQLLKKYEL is encoded by the coding sequence TTGGCCAAGGTGTTGATCATCGATGACGATCCTGAGTTCTGCCGGGTGTTCTGTCGCATGGCGGGGCAATTGGGACATGCGGCCGTATCGGTCCAGCGGCTTGGCGACGGCCTCCTCAAGGTCTACGCTGAAGCCTTCGATGTCGTTTTCCTCGATGTTCGAATGCCGGACGGCAACGGCCTGGTGGACGGACTGCCTCAAATTCGGGAGGCGCCGTCCTGTCCGGAAGTGATTATCATTACCGGCTTTGGAAGCCAGGACGGGGCCGAGCTCGCCATCTGCAGCGGCGCCTGGGACTACCTGGAGAAACCCGCCTCCCTGGAGCGAATGATGCTGGCGCTCCTCAGGGCATCCCAGTACCGTGAGGCCAAGGCCTGCCGGAATACCGCCATGGCTCTCAAACGCGGCAACATTGTCGGCAACAGTCCCGGTTTGGCTGGATGCCTGGACCTCGTGGCGCAGGCCGCGGGGAGCGACGTCAACGTCCTCATCAAGGGCGAGACCGGTACCGGCAAGGAGCTTATTGCGGCCGCCATCCATGAAAACAGCCCTCGGGCAGCGGGAAACTTTGTGGTTGTCGACTGTGCGGCATTGCCCGAGTCCCTCATTGAGTCCATGCTTTTCGGCCACTGCCGGGGGGCTTTCACCGATGCAACCCATGACCGCGTCGGGTTGATCAAACAGGCCGATGGCGGCACCCTGCTGCTGGACGAAGTGGGGGAGCTGCCCTTTACCGTGCAGAAAGCATTTCTCAGAGTACTCCAGGAACGGCGGTTCCGGCCCCTTGGCTCGAGCCGGGAAATCAACAGCAACTTCCGCCTCATTGCCGCAAGCAACCGCGATCTCTACCAGATGGTCAAGGCTGGACATTTTCGAGAGGACCTCTTTTTTCGCCTGCAGACGATCACGATCGCGGTGCCGCCGCTGCGTTCCAGGGTCGAAGACATCCGTGACCTGGTGCTGCATCAAGTCCACCGCATTTGCCGCTATTGCCGCATTGACAGCAAAGGCATTTCTCCCGATTTCATCGAAGCCCTGGAAAGCTATGAATGGCCCGGCAACGTGAGGGAATTGATCCACGTGATCGAACGTACCATCACCCTCACCCGCGATGAACCGACCCTTTACGCCTGCCACCTGCCCCTTCATATCCGGGTGAAGGCGGCGCGAAACTCCGTATCTCATTCCCCGCCAGCCCAGAAAGCGAGCGACTCCCCGCCGACGCCGGGGTCGGCGGGCACTTCGGGGAACCATCCTCTCACGACGCTCCAACAGGCCCGAGAGAGTGCCGAGCGCCAGTACCTGGCGGACCTCATCCGCTCGGTCGGGCGTGATATCGACCGATGCTGCAGGCTCTCCGGACTCTCCCGTGCAAGGTTCTATCAACTCCTGAAGAAATATGAGCTGTAG